TGTACGCACACGGCGTCGCGTCCGCGTCCGGATCCGGAATCTCGCTGCTCATTCTGGTTTGTCCATGATTTTGGTGGTCTCGCTGCGTCCAAGGTCGCGGTACGTGTGGGTGAGTTCGTCGTGGAGGTCGAACCACGCGTCGGTGTGCCCCCCATCCCGGCCGCGCTCCTCGGGGAGCATGTCTTCGGTGATCTCGAACGTGTCGTCGTCGACCTGCGCGCTGACCGGGGGTTCGAGGTCGAGGGACTCGAGGGAGGGCACCACGATCGAGAGCCACTCCTCGCCCAGCTCCTCGAGGGTCGCGTCCCGTAGCCCCAGCTCGACGATGTCGTCCTCGACGTCGGGGTCGACCGGTTCGAACAGCGTCAACGCGTACGGGAACAGCCGATCGAGGGCGTCCTGCAGGCGCTCGTGACCCTCGTCGCCGTCGGCGAGCCGCTCGACCCAGTTCTGGGCGTGTTCGAGGTGGTACTCCTCCTCGCTTCGGATCTTGCCGACCCGGTCGGCGATTTTCGGGTACGCCGAGTCCTCCAGCGCCTCGAGCCGGAGCTTTTCGGCGGCGTCGTAGAGGTACGATCGGAGCACGGCGTCGGCCCAGTCCCCCTCCTCGAAGGGGCGCTCGACGAGCGTCGCGTGGCGGAAATCGGCGGGATCGCGCTCGTAGATCAGCGCCTGTTCCTCGAAGCCCAGATCCTCCAGCACGTCGTACCACAGCCGCGCGTGGCCCAGTTCGTCCTGGGCGTTGTTCGCCAGCGCGAGATCCGACTCGAGGGTCGGCGCGCGGACCTGCCACTCGGTGTAGCGCTCGGCCAGCACGAACTCGTCGTCCGCGAGCCGCTTCAGCAGCGTCTCGAGGGCGTTGCGCTCGCGGGCGTCGAGCTTCCCGGGGTCCAGCGCCGCCATCAGTCGTCACCCCGCTGTCGCTCGGCGGTCGCCTGTTCGTCCTCGCTCTCGACGACCTCGCGGGCGTCCTTCCCGCTGGTGTTGTAGGCCGTCGCCCACCGGTAGCTCTTGTCGGTCGTTCCGCCGAAGGCGACGTCCTCGGTGTCGATTTCGCCGATCTCCTCTTTGGGGACGACCCAGAGGCTGTTCGTCGGTTTCCGGCGGCCGTGCTGGATCGCGGCGAACTGCGTTGCCATCTCCCGGTCGGGCGCGTGAACGTTCCCACAGTGGGTGTGGTAGTTGCCAGCTTTCTCCTGGCGGAACACTTCCCAGATCATGGTCAGTCGGCCGCCTGCGGCGCCGTTCCGCCGGCGGCTGTGGCGTCGTCCTCGATCGTGTCACGAACCCACTGAACGGCCTCCTGGGCGCGTTTGCGACCGTTGATCTGCCCGAGACCGGGCTCGTAGTCGTTCTTCGCGATCGTGAAGAACTCGTCCCAGTCGAGGTCGTTCTCCTCGACCGCGTAGGTGCCGTCCTCGCGCTCGCGGATGCGTGGCTCGTCGGGGATCTCGAGGCCGTACTTCCGGGCCTTCGGGATGTACTGGTCGAGGAAGGCGTCCCGGAGTTCGTCGTTGGACTGCTGTTTGAGCCCGACCGAGGCGGCGAAGTCGTGGTGGGTGCTCTTGTCGTCGGTCGGCCCGAAGAACTGGATGATGCGGGGCCACCACTCCTCGAACGCCTCCTGGGTCCGTCGCTGTTCGGCGCGCGACCCGGTCATGAGTTCGCGAAGGATGTCCTCGCCGTGCTTGACGTGAAATCCCTCCTCGAAGCAGACCTTGTCCATCGCGTGAGCGTAGGGCTCCCAGCTGGTTCGGCGAAGCGTCGCCTGCCGGCGCATCGCCGCCCCGTCGACGAAAAACGAGATCATCGGTATCTCGACCCAGCTCTTCAGCGGGTAATGGAAGCAGTTGAGGAACTTCCCGTCCCCGTTCGCGAGGTCGTCGATCATCTCGTCGCGGCTCTTGACGCCCAGTGACTCCGCGGCGCGGTACAGTAGCTGGGCGTGACCGATCTCGTCCTGGACCTTCGCCGAGAACGCCAGCTTCCGGTCGATACTCGGCGCCTGTCGGATGAACGGGCGCTCGAGGTACGCGCCCATGATCTCACTGTTGGCGTGGAACTCGATCATCCGCGTTGCTGCCTCCCGATACTCCCGCGGAAGGTCGTCCGCGGGGCTGAACTCCCGTGGCCCCGCGCGTGCTTTGACTGCGTCAAGATCCATAGTTCATTATAAAGAACGATAGTTCTACCCTTAGCAGTTGACCGCTACATAACGGGGTTTTAAATAAGGCACGAGTTAATCATGTCACAGTCTCGCATGATCGACGACTGTCTCGCCGTGGAGTTTCGGGTTCGAAACGACGACTGCCCGCTCGCGGAGGCGAGTCGTGACGTCGGCGTCGAGATCGACGCCCGGGCGCCCCAACGGCGCAGCGACGGCTACGATCTCCTGCAGTTTCGCTCGACGAGGACGGACCGGCTCACGACGCACCTGGACGAGGACGATCGGATCTCGCACCTGTACGTCTCCCGGACTGACGGTCGCTCCCGGTACCGGTGTCTCTCGAAACAGCCCTGCGTCGTCCGACGGCTGATCGACGGCGGTCTCATCGTCGAGACCCTGCGATACCGCGAGGGGGAGGCGCGGATCTTCGGGACCGTCGTCGGGCGCGACGTACTGAAAGGCGTCATGGAGGCGGCGGGCGAGACCGTCGGCGTCAAACTCGAGCGGGTCTTTCCCCTCGAGTCGGAGGTCACGGAGTCGCCCGGTCAGCGGTGGGAGCTCACGCCGGCCCAGGAGGAGTGTCTCCGGACGGCCCTCGAAGCGGGCTACTTCGAGATTCCGCGACGGACCAGTTCTGAGGCGGTCGCCGCCGAGCTCGGGATCAGCAAGTCGGCGTTTCTCGAGCGGCTCCGTCGAGCCGAGGCGGCGCTGTTCGAACAGATGTTCGGGTAAACGGTTGCTTTCCGTTTCGACCGGCGATTCTCGCGGTAACTTATTTATGATACGGTTTTGATGAGTATCGTATGGCCTACAGCTACGAACCGCACTACTTCGAGGACTTCGAGGAAGGCCAGACCTTCGAGAGCGTCGGCCGCACGGTAACGGAAGCCGACTTCGTCATGCACTCGGCGCTCGCGGGAGACTGGACGGAACTCCACACCAACAAGGAGTACGCCGAGGACAGCCCCTTCGGCGAGCGGATCGCCCACGGACCGATGACGTTCGTTCAGGCGACCGGGTTCGTCTACCGGACCGGGATCGTCGAACGGACCGCCTTCGCCTTCCTCGGGATGAACTACATGGATCTGCCGAACCCGGTCTACATCGGCGATACGCTCTCGCTGGAGATCGAGGTCACCGAGGTCGAGGACACCGCCAGCCGCGACGACGCCGGACTGGTCGTCCTCGACACGGAGATGACGAACCAGGACGACACCGTCGTCTTCCAGGGCGACATGAAATTCCTCATCAAAACCGCCGAGTGATCGCGGCGGTCTCGATCGGGATCGAAGATTTCTCTGCTACTATTTCATACCAACCATTCGAGATGCGACAGTCAGACTGTTTTGCCATCGGTAGATCGAACTCCCGGCATACCAGACCAGTTAGCGTTGTACCCGGCGGTCCGGATCCAGCCGTATCCGAGGCAAATCACTGGCGCCGAACTCGGTATCTGTCTGTCTGTGGGAGTCTGGCGTGGCTTCGACGGAGATCTCTGTGACGAACTGGAAAACTCTACAGAGTGATCTGTTAACTGGTACTTATCCGAAAGCATAACCTATCCGATTGGTAAAGCGACACCGCGATTCGGCGGCTTCGTCCCCGGCCGGCCCGGACGACACCGTCGTTTCGATCGGTTGTTCGAGACCGAACATTTACTGTCGCTCTCAGTGTGGGTAGGCGTAATGTCACTGCTCGTTCCGTTCGACGGTTCGGTGCTAGCCCGCAAGGCCCTCGAGCGCGCCTCGACGTTCGGCGACCTCCTCGAGGAGGAACTCGTCGCCCTGACCGTGATCCCCGACGACGAGGACTACGCCCGCGACAGAGGCTGGATCAGCGAGGGAGAGCCGTTCGATCCCGAGGCAATCGCCTCGGGGATGCAACGACGCGTCGAGGACGTCGCGCCGGAGGCGACGTTCCGTGTCGAGCGCGTCACCTCCGACGAGCCGACGGCGACGGCGACGACGAACGTGGTTCGGGAGATCAGACGGTTCGCCGGCGAGCTCGGCGCCAGCGTCGTCTTCATCGGATCGGAGAACGCCGGCTCGGTGATCTCGCCACAGTCCAGCGTCGGCAGTCCCGTCGCCAACGACCACCGCTACGACGTCTACGTCGTCCGCCACTCCGAGTCCGAGGCCGGCGACGTCGAGGACGTCGACTCCGTGCGGTCGTAGCGTTCCGTCCCGACTCCGCCTGCCGATCGGAGGAACGTTTATTCGCTTGAACGACCTCGGGTCAACCAAGACATGGTCGACCGCAACGGGTGGGACGCCGACGCGTCGGTGCCGGCGGGACCATCCCACGACCCGCCCGCGTCGTTCGTCGAACAGGCGAACGTCACGGACGAGGCCGTCTACGAGGCGTTCGAGGAGGAGTGGCCCGACTGCTGGGAGCGGGCGGCCGACCTGCTCTCCTGGGAACGACCGTACGACGACGTCCTCGTAGACGACGACGCCCCGTTTTACGAGTGGTTCTCGGGCGGTCGGCTCAATGCCTCGTACAACTGTCTGGATCGACACCTCGAGGCGGGCCGGAAGACCCACGCGGCGATCCGGTGGGAGGGAAAACGCGGCGAGCGCGAGACCTACACCTACCAGGATCTGGCAACGGCGGTAAACGAGTTCGCGGCGACGCTGTTGGATCTCGGTGTCGAGGAGAACGATATCGTCACGCTGTATCTGCCGATGATCCCGGAGCTACCGATCGCGATGTTGGCCTGCGCGCGGATCGGCGCGCCCCACTCGGTGGTCTTTGCGGGGCTGTCCGCGGACGCGCTGGCGACCCGGATGGACGCGGCCGACAGCGAGTATCTGGTGACCTGTGACGGCTACTATCGCCGCGGTGACGCCTTCAACCAGAAGAGCAAGGTCGACAACGCCCTGATCTCGCTCGACCAGGACGTCGAGACCGTCGTCGTCGATCGGCTCGGCGACGACCTCCCGCACGTCCTCGGCGAGCGGGAGTACGACTACGACGAACTGGTCACAGCCCACGCCGGCGAGACCGTCGAGCCGGTGACCCGTAACGCCGAGGATATGCTGTTTCTGATGTACACCTCGGGTACCACGGGCGAGCCGAAAGGCGTCGTCCACACGACGGGCGGCTACCTCGCACACGTCGCCTGGAGCTCGCGGGCGGTGCTCGACATCAAACCCGAGGACACCTACTGGTGTGCGGCCGACATCGGCTGGATCACGGGTCACTCCTACATCGTCTACGGCCCCCTCGCGCTGGGGACGACGACGGTGATGTACGAGGGCACCCCCGACTACCCCGATCGGGATCGGCTCTGGGAGATCGTCGAGAAGAACGCGGTCGACGTCTTCTACACCGCGCCGACCGCGATCCGGGCGTTCATGAAGTGGGGCGAGGAGTACCCCGAGCGCCACGATCTCTCCTCGCTGCGCCTACTCGGAACCGTCGGCGAGGCGATCAGCGCCCGGCCGTGGCGCTGGTACCGCGAGCATATCGGCGGCGGGGACGCACCAATCGTCGACACCTGGTGGCAGACCGAGACGGGCGCGATCACGGTCTCTACGTTACCGGGCGTCGACGCGATGAAACCCGGCTCCGCCGGCCCCGGCCTGCCGGGGATCGACGCCAGGGTCGTCGACGCCGACGGCGAGGACGTCGATCCCGGCGAGACGGGGTATCTCACGATCGCTCGACCGTGGCCCGGGATGGCCCGCACCCTCTACGACGGCGACGACCGCTTTCGCTCCGAGTACTGGAGCCAGTTCTCCGATCCCGACGACGGTCGCTGGTGGTACTTCAGCGGCGACGCGGCGACGATCGACGAGGACGGCTACATCACCGTCCTCGGTCGGGTCGACGACGTGATCAACGTCTCCGGGCGCCGGCTGAGCACGATGGAGATCGAGAGTGCGATCACCGGCGTCGACGGCGTCGTCGAGGCCGCGGTCGTCGGGCGCTCGGGTGAGGGCGGCGGCACCGAGATCTACGCCTACGTCAGCACCGAGGCCGACTGCGAGCCTGACGCCACCCTCCGCGAGCGGATCGTCGAGGGTGTCGAGTCCTCGATCGGCCCTATCGCTACCCCCGCCTCCGTGGTGTTCACGCCGGAGCTTCCCAAGACCCGGTCGGGCAAGATCATGCGCCGCCTGCTCGAGGACGTCGCGAACGGCGACCAGCTGGGCGATACGAGCGCGCTGCGAAACCCCGAGATCGTCGGCGAGATCCAGACCGAGATCCAGACCGAGTAGTACGGTTCGCGATCACGAGAATCGCGAAACGCACCTCAGTGCAGCTAGGCTGGATCAAGACCGAGTAGCCGTCGACTATCCGACCGATCCCGATACAGTTATTTTCGCTCACCCAAAACACTCGAAGCGTGAGTCTCGAGGAGCCCGAATCCGCGTCCGCCACGCTCTCCCGCGAGGAGTACGAGTCGCTTCTCGACGCCGCCGAGACCTACCGGGAGGCGCTTGTCGTCCGCTGTTGTGGCGAGGTCGGGCTCCGGCCGACCGATCTCGCGTCGGTGACCCTCGCCGCCATCGATCAGGTACGAACCGATCCGCCTCGCTACCTGCTTCGCCTCCCGGAGTCGCGGGTCGCGTACCTGCCGACCGAGATCGAGCGGGAGCTGCGGCGGTACGCCCGGAGCAACGGGATCTCGAGCGACGAGTCCGTGTTCTCGGTCTCGGCTCGACGGCTCCAGATGCTCGTCGCCGAGGTCGCCGAACGCGCGAGCGAGCGGTTCGACGACCCCGTCCTCGAGTCGGTCTCGACGGAGGATCTCCGGCGATACTTCCTCGAGACCGCGCTGACCGACCACGGGATCAACCCGCTGGTCGTCAAACGCGTCGGCGGCTGGAGCAGCTTCGAGGCCCTCGAACCCTACCTCTCGAGTCCGACCGACGAGGAGATCGTCGAGGAGTTCGCTACGGTCGAGGCCGGACCGGGGACGCGATCGGGCGGCGAGCGCGCGGTCAGCGACGGCAGCGTCGTTCGATCCTTGCTCGCGGCAAGCGACCGCTGCGGACTGGTTCGTCTCGATCCCGACGGCTACGTCGACCGGTGGAACCGCAGCGCCGAGTCGACGTTTGGCTACCGCGCCGGCGAGATCGTCGGCACCCACGTCTCGGCGCTGTACGCCGACGAGGCGGTCGAACGGGGGCAGCCCGATCAGACGCTGACCCGGGCGCTCGAGGACGGCGGCTACGAGGGCGACTGCTGGCTCGTCCGCGAGGGCGGAAGCCGATTTCGCGCACTCGAGCTCGTCACGCCGCTGCGCGACGAGCGACACCGCCTCCAGGGGTTCGCACTGCTGGTCTGTGACGTCTCCCGGTACCAGGAACGGCTCGAGGAGGCTCGCTCGGTCCGCGAGGACCTCGAGCGGGTCCACAACGTCGCCGCCCGCCACCGGGCGCTGACGGACGCGTTGCTCGAGGCGACCAGCCACGAGGAAGTCGAGACCGCGACCTGTTCCGTCCTCGCGGACGGTCGGACCTACGACGCCGCCTGGATCGATCGGACGACCCACTCGGACCGCCACGGCGGGTGGCGAACGGCAAGCGGGCTCGAGGCCGAGCAGGTCGATCGGCTCGTTCCCGAGGGGTGGAACGAGCCGGGGGCGGCGGCACCCGGTCGTCGTCCGGACGACGACTACGGCGCGATCGGGTCGGAGCTCGAGGATCCGGAGGCCGGAACCCCCGAATCGGCGGGGCCACGAACGGTCTCGGTCGCGACCGGAATCGAGGCGACGATCGGCGACGGGGACGCCTTCGCGGGTCGTGTCGCGGCCGTCCCGATCTGGTACGGCGACACGGTGTACGGACGGCTGGCGGTCGCGACCGAGCGCGCGGCCGCGTTCGACGAGCGCGAGCGAGCCTGGCTCGGGACGATCGGTCGGCAGGTCGGATACGCGATCGCCGCGATTCGGCGCCGAAACCTCCTGCTGTCGGATCGGGTAGTCGAACTCGAGTTCGTCTGCCGGGACGAGGACTCCTTTTTCGTCGAGACGAGCCGTCGACTCGACTGTCGCGTCGAACTGGACTCGCTGGTGCCGCTGTCGGACTCGACGCAGCTGTACTACGTCCGACTGGAGGGAGCGTCGCCGGCCGATGTCTTCGAGCGCGCGGAGACCGATCCGGGGATCGACGACTGTCGGCTCATCGAGACCTACGAGGACGCCTGCCGGCTCGAGTTCGTCGTCGAGGGCTCCTCGCCGACGCTGACGTTGACCGAGTACGGCGTCACCGTCCGCGAGGCCCGCTTCGAGGAGGGGACCGCGACGATCGTCGCCGAGTGTGCGGCCGACGCCGACATCAGGACGATCGTCGCCGGGCTGCGCTCGGCGTTTCCCGACTGCGAGCTGGCCGGCAAACGCGAGACCGAACGGCCGGTCCAGACCGGACGCGAGTTCCGGGAGGGGTTAGAGGAGCGACTGACCGACCGCCAGGAGGCCGCCCTGCGGGCCGCCTACTCCGGCGGGTACTACGACTGGCCCCGGGAGAGCACTGCCGAGGAGATCGCCGACGCGATGGGCGTCTCCTCGCCGACGCTGCACAGCCACCTCCGGAAGGGTCAACACGAGCTGTTACGGACCTTCTTCGACGACCCGACGGCCGACGAGTAGCCGCGAGCGACCGCGGTCGACGATCGACGAACGGATCCACGACGCCGACCTAGGTCTTTAGCCCTCCGTCGGCTTCGTGGACCGTCCCGGCGACGATTCCCCCGTCGCGCGCCCGAATCGGGACCGCTGACCGCCGCTATTTCTGTCCGATACCCCCGTCGATCAGTTGGCTGCCTGTCACTGAACCCCCTGTGTTCGGGGGTCGTTTTGTACAACTAGAGGCGGGCTTTACTATGGCTGTTGTACACTGAGTGGTTGTACCATGTCACAGGACGACGTCAGTCTGGAGGCACGGCTCGAGGAGCAGGATACCTTCGAGCCGCCCGAATCGTTCGTCGAGCAGGCGAACGTAACAGACGAGGGGATCTACGAGGAGTTCGAGGAGAACTGGCCGGAGTGTTGGGAGGGTGCTGCCGATCTGCTCTCCTGGGAGCAGGAGTACGACACCGTTCTCGACGAGGGGGGCGCACCGTTCTACGAGTGGTTCACGGGCGGGGAGCTCAACGCCTCGTACAACTGCATCGACAGACACGTCGAATCGGGCGACGGCGACAGAACCGCCGTCGAGTGGGAGGGTGAACTCGGCGAGACCCGTTCCTACACCTACGAGGAACTCCTCGAGGAGGTCCAGGCCGTCGCCGCGACGCTCCGGGAGCTCGGCGTCGAGGAGGACGACGTCGTCACGCTGTACATGCCGATGATCCCGGAGCTGACGGTCGCGATGCTCGCCTGTGCCCGGATCGGCGCACCCCACTCGGTGGTGTTCGCCGGCTTCTCCGCGGACGCGCTCGCGACGCGGATGAATTCGTCCGACAGCGAGTACCTGATCACCGCCGACGGCTACTACCGGCGCGGCGACAGCCTCGATCATCTCTCCAAAACCAACGAGGGTCTCGAGGACGTCGAGCACGAGACGGCGACGATCGTCGTCGACCGGCTCGGCGACGACCTCGATCACTCCCTCGCGGACGGCCAGCACGACTACGAGGAGCTGGTCGACGAGAACCGCGGCGAGACCGTCGAGCCGGTAACCCGCGACGCCGAGGACATGCTGTTCCTGATGTACACCTCGGGGACGACGGGCCAGCCCAAGGGGGTCAAGCACACGACCGCGGGTTATCTCGCCTACACGGCCTGGACTTCCCAGGCCGTCCTCGATCTCGAGCCCGGCGACACCTACTGGTGTTCGGCCGACATCGGCTGGATCACGGGCCACTCCTACATCGTCTACGGTCCCCTCGCGCTGGGGACGACGACGGTGATGTACGAGGGCACTCCCGACTACCCGGACAAGGACCGGTTCTGGGAGATCGTCGAGAAAAACGAGGTCGACGTCTTCTACACCGCGCCGACGGCCATCCGCGCGTTCATGAAGTGGGGCAAGGAGTACCCGGAGAAACACGATCTCTCCTCGCTGCGCCTGCTCGGGACCGTCGGCGAACCGATCAACCCCCGCGCCTGGAAGTGGTACTACAAACACATCGGGGGCGAGGAGTGCCCGATCGTCGACACCTGGTGGCAGACCGAAACCGGCGGGCACATGATCACCACGCTGCCGGGCGTCAACGAGATGAAGCCCGGCTCCGCCGGCCCGGGTCTCCCCGGCGTCGACACGCGGATCGTCGACGCGCAGGGCGAGGAGGTCGACGCCGGCGAGGCCGGCTACCTCACCGTCCAGAAGCCGTGGCCCGGCATGCTCCGGACGCTCTACCAGAACGACGAGCGGTTCATCGAGGAGTACTGGGAGGAGTACTCCGACCCCGACGCCGACGAGTGGGTGTACTTCCCCGAGGACGGCGCGAAGATCGACGAGGACGACTACATCACCGTCCTCGGTCGGGTCGACGACGTGATCAACGTCTCCGGTCACCGGCTGGGAACGATGGAGATCGAGAGTGCGATCGTCGGCGTCGAGGGCGTCGCCGAGGCCGCGGTCGTCGGCGGCGACCACGAGGTGAAAGGCGAAGCCGTCTACGCCTACGTCATCACCGAAGACGGCTACGAGGGCGACGACGAACTCGCCGAGGAGATCGTCGAGGGCGTCGTCGACGCCATCGGTCCGATCGCAAAGCCGGAGGACGTCGTGTTCACGCCCGAGCTCCCCAAGACCCGCTCGGGGAAGATCATGCGTCGCCTGCTCGAGGATATCGCCAGCGGCAACGAACTCGGTAACACGTCGACGCTCCGGAACCCCGAAGTCGTCGACGAGATCGCAGCGCAGGTACAGGACGAGTAGTCCTGTCCCTTCCTTTCGTAATCGACTACCAACCACCAGAATGACGCGTTAATATGACAGAGAATACCACTCAAGAAACGGACGACGCCGTCGAGACCGACGGTGGCGTGAAAACCGAGGCGTACCTCGACAAGGAGATCAACATCTTCAAACCGGCGACCCCGTTCATGCGGGATCACCTGAAGGTGATCTGGATCTCGTTTGCCGCGTGGGTCCTGGTCGTCTTCGGACCGACGACTGCCACCGTCCTCGCACCGGATCTGATGACCGAAACAACGATCCTCAACGGGTTCCCGCTGCACTTCTTCCTGGCAGCGATCTTCACGCCGCTTGCCGCGCTGTTGCTGTCGGTCGGCTACGCGATGCAACGCGACCGGCTCGACACCAAGTACGGCATCTCCCACGAGAGCGAGGAAGAGACCGACTCCGGTACCGTCGCTGCCGACGGAGGTAACGAATGATCGAGGCTATCGATCCGATCGTCCTCCAGGAGACGGCGCTGGACGTCGGTGAGTTCAAGCTGATTCCGGCGCTGACAGTCGTCGCGATGCTGGTGTTGTTCCTCGGCGTCGGCTACTTCTTCCGAGTCGCCGCCGTCGACGAACTGTGGGTCGCCGGCCGCTCGATCGGTTCGATCGAGAACGGGATGGCGATCGGCGCCAACTGGATGAGCGCCGCCTCCTACCTCGGCGTCGCCTCCCTGATCGCGCTGTCGGGGTACTTCGGGCTGGCGTACGTCGTCGGCTGGACAACGGGGTATTTCATCCTGCTGATCTTCCTGGCCGCGCAGTTCCGCCGGTTCGGGAAGTACACGGCGCCCGACTTCGTCGGCGACCGCTTCTACTCCGACTGGGCTCGGGGCATCGCGGCGTTTACGACCCTCGCGATCGCCTTCACCTACGCGATCGGCCAGGCAAGCGGGATGGGGCTGATGGCCCAGTACATCTTCGGGATCTCCTACGAGGTCGGCGTGATCGGGCTGATGGCCGTCACCATCGCCTACGTCGCCCTCTCCGGGATGCTGGGGACGACCAAGAACATGGCGATCCAGTACACCATCCTGATCATCGCCTTCACGCTCGGGCTGTACGCCGTCGGCTGGACCCAGGGCTGGTCGACGGCGCTGCCGTACCTCGAGGCCGGACCGCAGGTCGCCGAGGCCGCCAGCATCGAGGCCCAGTTCGTCGAGCCGTTCGCGAACGCGAGCTACTACGCCTGGATCGCGCTCGCCTTTAGCCTGATCGTCGGTACCTGCGGCCTGCCACACGTGCTGGTGCGGTTCTACACCGTCGACAACGAGCGAACGGCCCGCTGGTCGACCGTCTGGGGGCTGTTCTTCATCTGCCTGCTGTACTGGGGAACGGCCACCTACGCGGCCTTCGGTGGGCTGCTCTACGACAGCGAGGTCACCGGCGGCGACGGCTTCGCCCAGATGCTCGGCATCGAGGCCGACGCGCTCGTCGTGTTGACCGCACAGCTCGCGGATCTCCCGACCTGGCTCGTCGGGCTGGTCGCCGCCGGTGCCGTCGCTGCGGCGCTGGCGACGACCGCCGGACTGTTCATCACCGCCTCCTCGGCGGCCGCACACGACATTTACACCAACCTCTACAAGGAGAACGCGACCCAGCGCGAACAGATGATCGTCGGCCGCTCGACGATCGTCGGCGTCGGCGTCCTCGTGGCGCTGATCGGGCTCAACCCGCCCGCGCTGATCGGCGAACTCGTCGCGATGTCGTTCGCGATCGCCGGCACCGTCTTCTTCCCGGTGTTCTTCCTCGGCCTCTGGTGGGAGAACACGACCCGGGAGGGAGCCCTCGCCGGCATGCTCATCGGCATCGCCATCTCGTTCGGCGCGATTCTGAACGACACCGCGATCCCGATGTACACCGGCGTCGAGGAAGCCGTCATCCCCGGGCTGGCGACGTGGGTGCCGGGAACGTCCTCGGCGCTGGTCGGCGTGCCGGTGGTGTTTGGCGTGATCATCGTCGTCTCGCTGATCACGGACGAACCGCCCCAGCACGTCAAACGTCTCGTCCGCCAGTGTCACAGTCCCGAACCGATGAGCAAGATGGAATCGGCCGAAGACGCCGCCGCTGATGGTGGCACTCCCGCAGACGACTAACCATGTACGATACAATACTCGTCCCGACCGATGGAAGCGACACCGCCGAGTACGCGGTCGAACACGCCGTTGACCTCGCCGAGAAGTACGACGCCGACATCCACGCGCTGTACGTCCTCGACACGAGCGCGATCGACGTCAGCCTCGGCACCGAGCAGGTCGACCGCATCCAGCAAGGCCAGTTCGAGGATATGCCCGAGCTCCAACAGCGAGCCAACGACGCGACCGGCGCTGTCGCGTCGAGAGCCGAGACCCACGACATCGACGTGACCGAGGCGGTCGTCGCCGGACAACCCCACAAACAGATCAACAGCTACGCGACGGACAACGATGTCGACCTGATCGTCATGGGATCGGCGGGCCGCAGCGGCGTCCGACGGGCCCTGCTCGGTAGCGTCGCCGAACGGACGCTGCGCTCGACACAGATTCCGGTGTTGGTCGTCGATAGACAGGACTGACTCGACAGCGGTTCGCCACGTTCGTTTTCGTCGTTCTCACCGATCGTCCGTCGCTACCTCGAGGCTCGTGACGAACCCGAAGTACGCGACGATTCCTGCGAGCATGAGCATGTAGTACGCCCAGGTCGGTCCCTCGAGGACGCGAAAGATGATCTCGACCATCGTCACCCAGCCGATGGCAAAGACCAGATCGACGAAGATCCCCCATCGCTGTTCGCGTGCGTCCTCGAGCCACTCGCCGATGTTCGTCATCGGACGGAGGGTTCCGTCGGCGCGTCGAA
This genomic window from Natronococcus occultus SP4 contains:
- a CDS encoding bacterio-opsin activator domain-containing protein, with translation MSLEEPESASATLSREEYESLLDAAETYREALVVRCCGEVGLRPTDLASVTLAAIDQVRTDPPRYLLRLPESRVAYLPTEIERELRRYARSNGISSDESVFSVSARRLQMLVAEVAERASERFDDPVLESVSTEDLRRYFLETALTDHGINPLVVKRVGGWSSFEALEPYLSSPTDEEIVEEFATVEAGPGTRSGGERAVSDGSVVRSLLAASDRCGLVRLDPDGYVDRWNRSAESTFGYRAGEIVGTHVSALYADEAVERGQPDQTLTRALEDGGYEGDCWLVREGGSRFRALELVTPLRDERHRLQGFALLVCDVSRYQERLEEARSVREDLERVHNVAARHRALTDALLEATSHEEVETATCSVLADGRTYDAAWIDRTTHSDRHGGWRTASGLEAEQVDRLVPEGWNEPGAAAPGRRPDDDYGAIGSELEDPEAGTPESAGPRTVSVATGIEATIGDGDAFAGRVAAVPIWYGDTVYGRLAVATERAAAFDERERAWLGTIGRQVGYAIAAIRRRNLLLSDRVVELEFVCRDEDSFFVETSRRLDCRVELDSLVPLSDSTQLYYVRLEGASPADVFERAETDPGIDDCRLIETYEDACRLEFVVEGSSPTLTLTEYGVTVREARFEEGTATIVAECAADADIRTIVAGLRSAFPDCELAGKRETERPVQTGREFREGLEERLTDRQEAALRAAYSGGYYDWPRESTAEEIADAMGVSSPTLHSHLRKGQHELLRTFFDDPTADE
- the acs gene encoding acetate--CoA ligase, with product MSQDDVSLEARLEEQDTFEPPESFVEQANVTDEGIYEEFEENWPECWEGAADLLSWEQEYDTVLDEGGAPFYEWFTGGELNASYNCIDRHVESGDGDRTAVEWEGELGETRSYTYEELLEEVQAVAATLRELGVEEDDVVTLYMPMIPELTVAMLACARIGAPHSVVFAGFSADALATRMNSSDSEYLITADGYYRRGDSLDHLSKTNEGLEDVEHETATIVVDRLGDDLDHSLADGQHDYEELVDENRGETVEPVTRDAEDMLFLMYTSGTTGQPKGVKHTTAGYLAYTAWTSQAVLDLEPGDTYWCSADIGWITGHSYIVYGPLALGTTTVMYEGTPDYPDKDRFWEIVEKNEVDVFYTAPTAIRAFMKWGKEYPEKHDLSSLRLLGTVGEPINPRAWKWYYKHIGGEECPIVDTWWQTETGGHMITTLPGVNEMKPGSAGPGLPGVDTRIVDAQGEEVDAGEAGYLTVQKPWPGMLRTLYQNDERFIEEYWEEYSDPDADEWVYFPEDGAKIDEDDYITVLGRVDDVINVSGHRLGTMEIESAIVGVEGVAEAAVVGGDHEVKGEAVYAYVITEDGYEGDDELAEEIVEGVVDAIGPIAKPEDVVFTPELPKTRSGKIMRRLLEDIASGNELGNTSTLRNPEVVDEIAAQVQDE
- a CDS encoding DUF4212 domain-containing protein — translated: MTENTTQETDDAVETDGGVKTEAYLDKEINIFKPATPFMRDHLKVIWISFAAWVLVVFGPTTATVLAPDLMTETTILNGFPLHFFLAAIFTPLAALLLSVGYAMQRDRLDTKYGISHESEEETDSGTVAADGGNE
- a CDS encoding solute symporter family protein, whose protein sequence is MIEAIDPIVLQETALDVGEFKLIPALTVVAMLVLFLGVGYFFRVAAVDELWVAGRSIGSIENGMAIGANWMSAASYLGVASLIALSGYFGLAYVVGWTTGYFILLIFLAAQFRRFGKYTAPDFVGDRFYSDWARGIAAFTTLAIAFTYAIGQASGMGLMAQYIFGISYEVGVIGLMAVTIAYVALSGMLGTTKNMAIQYTILIIAFTLGLYAVGWTQGWSTALPYLEAGPQVAEAASIEAQFVEPFANASYYAWIALAFSLIVGTCGLPHVLVRFYTVDNERTARWSTVWGLFFICLLYWGTATYAAFGGLLYDSEVTGGDGFAQMLGIEADALVVLTAQLADLPTWLVGLVAAGAVAAALATTAGLFITASSAAAHDIYTNLYKENATQREQMIVGRSTIVGVGVLVALIGLNPPALIGELVAMSFAIAGTVFFPVFFLGLWWENTTREGALAGMLIGIAISFGAILNDTAIPMYTGVEEAVIPGLATWVPGTSSALVGVPVVFGVIIVVSLITDEPPQHVKRLVRQCHSPEPMSKMESAEDAAADGGTPADD